One Synechococcus elongatus PCC 11801 genomic window carries:
- a CDS encoding GIY-YIG nuclease family protein has product MPKNITDEDLDLLSELGVDLTPKPVRQLSAREERIIAGFEEIERFVEEHGRLPQHGADRDIFERIYAVRLDRLRESEECRTVLTPLDSRGLLNSANDSNWPSADDLDDAELLAALGVDVESSNDLTQLTHVRSRQEIKAAEEIAQRDRCQDFENFKPLFKQVQKQLETGERETLKYQDNGVIRQGDLFILDGQKLLVAEMGESFISDYGLPNCRLRVVYDNGTESNPLLRSLQRALNKDKNSRRITSLDLGPLFSSAEAEEDLPSGFIYVLRSKSEHPYIAENREVIHKIGVTGGDVRKRLANAKKDPTYLLAEVEIVTTFKLMNIDRNKLEALLHRFFDGARLDITLYDRFNNPVKPKEWFCIPLEVIEQAIEKLKEGTLDQFHYDPQTAQLLKRQMNFK; this is encoded by the coding sequence ATGCCTAAGAACATCACAGATGAAGATCTCGATCTTCTTAGCGAACTTGGTGTTGATCTCACCCCAAAGCCAGTTCGTCAACTTTCTGCCCGAGAGGAGCGGATTATCGCAGGCTTTGAAGAAATTGAACGCTTTGTAGAGGAGCACGGCAGGCTTCCACAGCACGGGGCTGACCGCGATATCTTCGAGCGCATTTATGCGGTACGTCTCGATCGCCTGCGCGAATCAGAGGAGTGCCGCACTGTTCTCACGCCGCTAGATTCCCGTGGACTGCTCAACTCAGCCAATGACAGCAACTGGCCATCAGCTGATGATCTGGATGATGCAGAACTGCTAGCTGCGCTCGGGGTGGATGTAGAAAGCTCGAATGATCTCACCCAGCTCACCCATGTGCGATCGCGTCAAGAAATCAAAGCTGCCGAGGAAATTGCCCAGAGAGATCGTTGCCAAGACTTTGAGAACTTCAAGCCCCTGTTCAAGCAAGTCCAAAAGCAACTTGAGACAGGAGAGCGCGAGACGCTGAAGTATCAAGACAACGGAGTCATTCGTCAGGGCGATCTGTTCATTCTCGATGGTCAGAAGCTACTGGTTGCTGAGATGGGCGAGTCTTTCATCAGTGACTATGGCTTGCCAAACTGCCGCCTACGAGTGGTCTACGACAACGGAACTGAGAGTAATCCTTTGCTGCGATCGCTTCAGCGGGCATTGAACAAGGATAAGAACAGCCGCCGCATCACTTCTCTGGATCTGGGACCCTTATTCTCTTCAGCGGAAGCAGAAGAGGACTTACCCAGCGGTTTTATCTATGTGCTGCGCAGCAAGTCTGAGCACCCGTACATTGCTGAAAATCGAGAAGTCATTCACAAGATCGGCGTAACAGGTGGGGACGTGCGCAAACGTCTTGCTAATGCCAAGAAAGACCCGACCTATCTCCTTGCAGAAGTTGAGATTGTCACGACCTTCAAGCTCATGAATATTGATCGGAATAAGTTGGAGGCTTTGCTGCATCGATTTTTTGATGGCGCTCGCTTGGATATCACTCTCTACGATCGCTTTAACAATCCAGTCAAGCCAAAAGAATGGTTCTGCATCCCTCTAGAAGTAATTGAACAAGCGATCGAAAAGCTTAAAGAAGGCACCCTCGATCAGTTTCACTACGATCCACAAACTGCTCAATTATTAAAGAGGCAAATGAATTTCAAATAA